The proteins below are encoded in one region of Macrococcus armenti:
- a CDS encoding GntR family transcriptional regulator, whose product MISIDNRSCVPIYEQLINGFKVQIINGVLLPDEKLPSVRQLAQELTINPNTIQKAYRELEYLGYTYSVPGKGSFVNTIQNEMNKERIQMLTETLNKTVNELLFLGLTKEEIIQAIESMEGDHHDDTTE is encoded by the coding sequence ATGATTTCAATTGATAATCGAAGTTGTGTTCCGATATATGAGCAGCTAATCAATGGGTTTAAAGTACAAATTATTAATGGTGTTCTGCTTCCGGATGAAAAGTTGCCCTCAGTAAGACAGCTCGCACAGGAGTTAACGATTAATCCAAATACGATTCAAAAAGCATATCGTGAACTGGAATATTTAGGATATACATATTCAGTTCCAGGCAAAGGCAGTTTTGTGAACACTATTCAAAATGAAATGAATAAGGAGCGCATTCAAATGCTAACAGAAACTTTAAACAAGACAGTGAATGAGTTATTATTTTTAGGTTTAACGAAAGAAGAGATCATTCAAGCAATCGAAAGTATGGAGGGGGATCATCATGACGATACAACTGAATAG